A genome region from Chengkuizengella sp. SCS-71B includes the following:
- the rlmB gene encoding 23S rRNA (guanosine(2251)-2'-O)-methyltransferase RlmB, translated as METEYIAGKHSVLEAMRSERSIHKIWIADQIQKSSIQPILTEAKNSGAILQYVDKKKLDQLVPDIKHQGVVAQVASYQYVQVDDILSSAAEKNETPFILILDEIEDPHNLGSILRSCDCTGVHGVIIPKRRSAGLTASVSKTSAGAVEHIPVARVTNLGQTIDKLKKQGIWIAGADVSAEENIYRTDLTLPIGIVIGNEHKGIGRLIKEKCDFLIKLPMYGQINSLNASVAAGVIMYEVVRQRH; from the coding sequence ATGGAGACAGAATATATAGCAGGAAAACATTCTGTTTTAGAAGCAATGCGTTCCGAGAGGTCCATTCATAAAATATGGATTGCTGATCAAATACAAAAATCATCCATACAGCCAATACTAACAGAAGCAAAAAATTCTGGTGCAATTTTGCAATATGTGGATAAGAAAAAGTTAGATCAATTGGTTCCGGATATAAAACATCAAGGAGTAGTAGCTCAGGTTGCATCTTATCAATATGTGCAAGTAGATGATATTCTTTCCTCAGCTGCAGAAAAAAATGAAACTCCATTCATTTTGATCCTTGATGAAATTGAAGACCCTCATAATTTGGGTTCCATTTTACGTTCTTGTGATTGTACAGGTGTGCATGGAGTAATCATTCCTAAGAGACGGTCCGCAGGTTTGACAGCATCTGTTTCTAAAACTTCTGCTGGGGCTGTTGAACATATCCCAGTGGCTAGAGTTACAAATTTAGGACAAACGATTGATAAACTTAAAAAACAAGGGATATGGATTGCTGGAGCGGATGTTTCAGCTGAAGAAAATATATATCGTACCGATTTAACACTTCCTATTGGTATTGTCATCGGTAATGAACATAAGGGAATTGGGAGATTAATTAAAGAAAAATGTGATTTTTTAATTAAGCTTCCTATGTATGGCCAAATTAATTCTCTTAATGCTTCCGTTGCTGCAGGTGTCATTATGTATGAAGTAGTTCGGCAGCGGCATTAA
- the sigH gene encoding RNA polymerase sporulation sigma factor SigH, translating into MSVDLNEKLHEYYLKTDEEIVESVREGDNIALEYLINKYKNFVRAKGRSYFLIGADREDIIQEGMIGLYKAIRDFRGDKLASFKAFAELCITRQIITAIKTATRQKHIPLNSYISLDKPIYDEESDRTLLDVICGSKVTDPEELMINKEEFSGLEDKMGEILSDLERKVLMLYLDGRSYQDIALDLDRHIKSIDNALQRVKRKLERYLEVRELNQ; encoded by the coding sequence GTGAGCGTTGACCTCAACGAAAAGTTGCACGAGTATTACCTCAAAACGGATGAAGAAATTGTCGAATCGGTCCGAGAAGGCGACAATATTGCTCTAGAGTACTTAATTAATAAATACAAAAACTTTGTTAGAGCTAAAGGACGATCCTATTTTTTAATAGGAGCTGATCGGGAAGATATTATTCAAGAAGGCATGATAGGGCTTTATAAAGCTATTCGTGATTTTAGGGGAGATAAGCTTGCTTCCTTTAAAGCATTTGCTGAATTATGTATTACAAGGCAAATTATTACTGCAATAAAAACGGCAACTAGGCAAAAACATATTCCTTTGAACTCGTATATTTCTTTGGACAAGCCTATTTATGATGAAGAATCAGATAGAACTTTATTAGATGTTATTTGTGGGTCTAAAGTTACTGATCCGGAAGAACTAATGATTAATAAAGAAGAATTCAGTGGTTTAGAAGATAAAATGGGCGAAATTTTAAGTGACTTAGAGCGTAAAGTGTTGATGTTATATTTAGATGGCAGATCTTATCAAGATATTGCATTGGATTTAGATCGACACATAAAATCTATCGATAATGCTTTACAAAGAGTGAAGAGAAAATTAGAAAGATATTTAGAAGTAAGAGAACTAAATCAATAA
- the cysS gene encoding cysteine--tRNA ligase produces MALKVFNTLTRKKEEFQSIEPGKVKMYVCGPTVYGYIHIGNARPLIFFDVVRKYLETLKYNVEYIVNFTDVDDKIIKKANETNKSVSEVAEQFIEAYLEDSKNLGVKPATGYPRVTENMQEIIEFIATLVEDGYAYANDGDVFYRTNKFEEYGKLSHQKIEDLQYGKRIEVDERKENPQDFVLWKKAKPGEVFWESPWGDGRPGWHIECSAMASKFLGKTMDIHGGGQDLQFPHHECEIAQSEIVNDAPLANYWLHNGYVNINNEKMSKSLGNGINVTELLSRYSAEVIRYFILSTHYSNPLNFSEEIMEQSKQSLDRIQNCISNLDYRLENTTADNNVEQNLDQKIKLIIENFHGRMQDDFNTADAITSMFDLVSETNQYLKQKEVIHSSLQRLKSAFNEMNTVLGLVAEKNNEMLDEEVENLIQERMEARKNKNWARADEIRDLLQQQGILLEDTPQGMRWRRK; encoded by the coding sequence ATGGCGTTAAAAGTTTTTAATACGTTAACACGAAAAAAAGAAGAATTTCAATCCATAGAGCCTGGCAAAGTGAAAATGTATGTTTGTGGTCCTACCGTTTATGGGTATATTCATATTGGAAATGCTAGACCACTCATCTTTTTTGATGTAGTTAGGAAGTATTTGGAGACGTTAAAATATAATGTTGAATATATTGTTAATTTTACGGATGTGGATGATAAGATTATCAAAAAAGCAAATGAAACGAACAAATCTGTGTCAGAAGTGGCAGAACAATTTATAGAAGCATATCTTGAAGATTCAAAAAATCTTGGTGTTAAGCCAGCAACAGGTTATCCTCGTGTTACAGAGAATATGCAAGAGATTATCGAGTTCATTGCTACTTTGGTTGAAGATGGGTATGCTTATGCAAATGATGGGGATGTGTTTTATAGAACAAATAAATTTGAAGAATACGGAAAGTTATCTCATCAAAAAATAGAAGATCTTCAATATGGAAAAAGGATTGAGGTGGATGAAAGAAAAGAAAATCCTCAAGACTTTGTACTATGGAAAAAAGCAAAACCAGGTGAGGTATTTTGGGAAAGCCCTTGGGGTGATGGAAGACCTGGTTGGCACATTGAATGTTCAGCGATGGCAAGTAAATTTTTAGGGAAAACAATGGATATCCATGGTGGAGGACAGGATTTGCAGTTTCCACATCATGAATGTGAAATAGCGCAATCTGAAATTGTTAATGATGCCCCTCTTGCTAATTACTGGCTTCATAATGGTTATGTGAATATTAACAATGAAAAAATGTCGAAGTCACTTGGTAATGGGATAAATGTCACTGAACTGCTTTCTCGATATAGTGCTGAAGTTATTCGATATTTTATATTAAGCACACATTATAGCAATCCTTTGAATTTTTCAGAAGAAATAATGGAACAATCAAAACAGAGCTTGGATAGAATACAGAATTGCATTTCTAATCTGGATTATAGATTAGAAAATACAACCGCTGATAATAATGTTGAACAAAATCTAGATCAAAAGATAAAGCTTATTATAGAAAATTTCCATGGACGAATGCAGGATGATTTTAATACAGCTGATGCTATTACATCAATGTTTGATTTAGTTAGTGAAACAAATCAATATTTAAAGCAAAAGGAAGTCATTCATTCCAGCTTGCAAAGGTTAAAAAGTGCATTTAATGAAATGAATACTGTATTAGGTTTAGTAGCTGAGAAAAACAATGAAATGTTAGATGAAGAGGTTGAGAATCTTATTCAAGAGCGTATGGAAGCACGGAAGAATAAAAATTGGGCTAGGGCGGATGAAATAAGAGATTTGTTACAACAGCAGGGGATATTATTAGAGGATACGCCACAGGGAATGCGTTGGAGAAGAAAGTGA
- a CDS encoding NYN domain-containing protein, with protein sequence MEEYLIVDGYNMIGAWPELIKTSETSLEEARNQLIKMLADYQGYSGMKIIVVFDAHQVPGIGVKEKNYKIKVIYTKEKETADECIERLVTELTHRKRDIHVATSDYVEQRVTFGKGALRRSARELWMDIQESKRKVKSKITKHTKKSSYSFDSKLSSDVKDIFEKWRRGEK encoded by the coding sequence ATGGAAGAATATTTGATTGTGGACGGTTATAACATGATCGGAGCTTGGCCCGAACTTATAAAAACATCTGAGACAAGCCTAGAAGAAGCACGCAATCAGTTAATTAAAATGCTAGCTGATTATCAAGGATATTCAGGCATGAAAATTATCGTTGTATTTGATGCTCATCAAGTACCAGGGATTGGGGTGAAAGAGAAGAATTACAAAATAAAAGTGATCTATACTAAAGAAAAAGAAACAGCAGACGAGTGTATTGAAAGATTAGTTACGGAGTTAACACATCGAAAAAGAGATATACATGTAGCTACTTCAGACTATGTAGAACAACGTGTAACTTTTGGTAAGGGAGCGCTGAGAAGATCTGCCAGAGAACTATGGATGGATATTCAAGAGAGCAAAAGGAAAGTGAAAAGCAAAATAACAAAACATACCAAAAAAAGCAGTTATTCTTTTGATAGTAAATTATCTAGTGATGTGAAAGATATTTTTGAAAAGTGGCGTAGAGGGGAAAAGTAA
- the epsC gene encoding serine O-acetyltransferase EpsC, which yields MFETIRSDVRAVFDNDPAARSVLEVIFTYSGLHALWSHRIAHWFFKRKLLTIARIISQINRFLTGIEIHPGATIGKRLFIDHGMGVVIGETCEIGDDVVLYQGVTLGGTGKEKGKRHPTIGNNVVISSGAKVLGSFKIGDYSRVGANAVVLQEIPQHSTVVGIPGRIVKQNGVRVNKLDHCNVPDPVLDICLKLQNEIDTLKNELDLLKTNGGKKDDGVKSF from the coding sequence ATGTTTGAAACAATCAGATCTGACGTTCGTGCTGTATTTGATAACGATCCCGCTGCGCGCAGTGTTTTAGAAGTTATTTTTACGTATTCAGGTTTACATGCTTTGTGGTCACATCGAATCGCACATTGGTTTTTTAAAAGAAAGCTTTTAACGATTGCCCGCATCATTTCTCAGATCAACCGTTTTTTAACCGGTATTGAAATTCATCCTGGTGCTACAATTGGTAAAAGATTGTTTATAGATCATGGAATGGGTGTAGTCATTGGAGAAACTTGTGAGATTGGCGATGATGTAGTTTTATACCAAGGTGTAACCTTAGGTGGAACTGGGAAGGAAAAAGGGAAGAGACATCCTACGATAGGAAATAATGTAGTCATAAGCTCAGGAGCTAAGGTATTAGGTTCCTTTAAAATTGGGGATTATTCAAGAGTGGGTGCTAATGCGGTTGTGCTGCAAGAGATTCCACAGCACAGCACGGTTGTAGGGATTCCTGGAAGAATCGTGAAGCAAAACGGGGTTCGGGTAAATAAATTAGATCATTGCAATGTTCCTGATCCAGTTTTAGATATTTGTCTCAAATTACAAAATGAGATTGATACATTAAAAAATGAATTAGATTTGCTCAAAACCAATGGAGGGAAAAAGGACGATGGCGTTAAAAGTTTTTAA
- a CDS encoding Mini-ribonuclease 3 encodes MEKKVSDLEQNQPLFSFSPSKAPNLLNPLVLAYLGDAIYDTYIRMYLISRPHHKPNHLHQEATKFVSAKAQAQYLKIWLPHLSEEEQDVVRRGRNAKSASIPKNADVLDYRHSTAFECLIGYLYYKKQHDRLSQLLKMIIDDYENRL; translated from the coding sequence TTGGAGAAGAAAGTGAGTGATTTAGAACAAAACCAGCCTCTTTTTTCTTTTTCACCAAGCAAAGCGCCTAATTTACTTAATCCACTTGTACTAGCATATTTAGGGGATGCCATATATGATACATATATACGCATGTATTTAATATCGCGTCCTCATCATAAACCGAATCATTTGCATCAAGAAGCAACCAAGTTTGTTTCTGCAAAAGCACAGGCTCAATATTTAAAAATATGGCTTCCACACTTAAGTGAAGAGGAGCAAGATGTTGTAAGACGGGGACGTAACGCTAAATCCGCATCTATTCCCAAAAATGCTGATGTATTAGATTATCGTCACAGTACTGCATTTGAATGTTTAATCGGATATTTATACTATAAGAAGCAGCATGATCGGTTGAGCCAATTACTTAAAATGATTATAGATGATTACGAAAATAGATTGTAG